Within Vicia villosa cultivar HV-30 ecotype Madison, WI linkage group LG1, Vvil1.0, whole genome shotgun sequence, the genomic segment CATACAAAATTACTCTAACCTATACAAATGCATGAATATCATTATTctttatacaattatatttatcatttaatattACAAGtatctaaataaattatatatataatatcaaataaatgtacCCGTGTGGCAGTGCGAGTGATTTACTAGTTAATTCTTAAGATAACATATTTTTTATCTAGTTATCCGCTGTCGCACACGGGTCAAAAAGGAGTTATTAAGGTGTAGTAAAACGGAAGCGGCACCCGAATTGTATCGCAAAGACAATAAGGGGGTTTGGTTTTTGATTAagattatgattaaaaaaattgattacaGATAAGATTAACGAACTAATATACTAATCCGGGTTCTGACCTATCGCTAGTTATTATAACTCCAATTCTCTCAACAAATTCGATCCCTATTCGATTACAATATCCATTAAACAGGTGTAATTTATCTTATGCGGCTTCTATTTACCTAATTAAACAAACAATTAAAGATTGGGTGAATTACCATAGAAGCtatcagatttttttttgaacaaaagaaaattaactcATATCATTAGCAAGCAAATGTTCAATacaaggaagaaaaagaaaaactattTGATTAAAATTACAGATCAAAGTTTTTCCTAGTGCTGTGCTAGGGTTTGTTTGTTTCTTCTCTTTGTGAGAAGCGTGTTTTACTCTTTTCCTGGCTTTTGGTCCAACTGTTTGCTATTCCTAGTCTGAAGGTTCAACTTGTCATGGCAGGCACATCGGCTGTTGGGGGAATGGAGGATTTGTCGATCCATGATGATGGTGAGGGGGAGGGTTTTTGTTTTGATGTAGAAAGTGAGGGGAGTGAGGCGGTGAATCTGCAGTTTTGCTTAGTCGGGAGGTTTCTGAGTGATAGACCTATTCATGTGAAATCCATGAAAACTAGAATGGCGGATATCTGGAGGCCGGTCCAACAGGTTATGATCAAAGAAGCTGTTGAGGGACGTTTTCTCTTCCAATTCAGTCACCGATTAGATATGGAGGCGGCGCTAAAAGGAGGCCCGTGGACTTTTGATAATCAACCGTTGATTATTGAAAAAGTCCGGGTAGGAGTGCAGATTGAAAATATACCTCTTTATCATGTGGATTTTTGGGTCCAAGTGCATAATTTACCAGCAGGATTAATGGTAGAAAAAGTTGGGAAGACAATGGCAAACTTTATTGATACTTTTGTTGAGTATGATAAGAACAATAACACTAGTTTCTGGAGACAATACATGCGGTTGAGGGTTAAGATTGATGTGCGGTTACCTTTGAAAAAGAATACTCGTGTGAAAAACAAAGGAGGGGAGTGGTGTACTGTCAGTTTTAAGTATGAAAAATTGAGTATTTTCTGTTTTGTATGTGGCATTCTAGGGCACACTGAGCAAAGATGTGCTGTCCGTTTTGCAATGGAGGAAGATTCGAGAGCTCGGGGTTGGTCGGCGGAAATTAGGGCTGATAACAGAAGGTTTGTTGGTGGGTCCTCGCGGTGGCTTAAGGAAGAGGGCGTGGAGGCTGTACATCTTGTAGGGGCACAAGGTTGTGATCTGGCGCGTGAGATACAATCGCCTGAAGGAGAGAGTGGAAATGTTGCGAGTGGTCCGGGGGTCCCACCCTCATGCAACGTTTTGCCATCAGCAATTAATGTGAATCCGTGCCAATCATTGCTCATTAATGCTGTCAGGAAGGAAATTATGGTGCATTCAAACCACAATCATTGCTCACCTGAACATGTCCCCGACAATTCCTTGACACCCTCCCAATCAAAGCTTTCGGTCCTGACCCCACATGTTTTGTGGTCCCCCATGTTACAACCTCACACAAATCTTATCTCTTCAGCCAATAATAATTCCCATGAAGTCATGCTTGTCCAACCTGGCCCACACAACTTCACTTTTAGCACCTTGGACCGTTTGTCCACTAGcccttttaattcaaaaatgccTTTTACCAATAATACTGAACCCGCGAGAACACTACTTTTGCCTACTAGTGCAGTGGCTAATAGCACTTCCCATCCATATATGATTTATCCAAACACGGTCCCACACCAAACATGCAGCAAGAGACAAACTTGCTTTTTTCCTCTCTCAACCCAAAACCTGTTAAGTTTAAAACCAAGTTATCCCAAACCAGAAGCCAAATTACCAAGCCATGAAAAACCAGTAGCCTCAGCAATCTCATGTCCAAAACCATTATCCCTCCCAACTTTCCTTTCAACCCATGCACGGATAGTAGCCTTCCCCCTAAGACCCAGGGTGCGCCCTCTGATGGTGTGCCAACAgaaaagaagaggagaagagagaTGAATGGTGGTGAGGTGGAAGACTTGAACAAGGAGGTCCAGCATTTTTTATCGGCAAGTCCTGACAGTCAGGACTGTCGGGACTAATGAAGATACTTAGCTGGAACTTCCGGGGTGTGAGCAACCCGAGAGCAGTTCCGAACTTACGTACTTTGGCTCATCGTCACAGACCggatattatttttctctctgaAACTTTAGCTGACTCTCGTAAATTGGAACGCATTCGTGTTTCGTTAAAATATGAATCGTGTTTAGCGGTGGATGTGGTGGGAAGGAGCGGCGGAATTGCGGTTTTGTGGAATAACAGTATGAAGTGTAGTGTtttaaatttcagcaaaaacttTATTAATTTATTGGTGAAAGATGATGTGAGGGGAGAATGGAGGCTTACATGCTATTATGGGTTTCCGGAACGTAGTAAACGAAGGATGGCGTGGAGTATGATTAGGGAGTTACATGGGATGTCGCAGCTGCCGTGGTGCATTATGGGTGACTTTAACGACTTGTTGTCTCAAAATGATAAGCAAGGTTTACATCCTCACCCTAGTAGGATGTGCACAGGTTTTCAAGAGGTTGTAGGAGATTGTGACCTTACTGATATCCCGTTGGAGGGACATCCTTTCACATGGACAAAAATTCGCGGTGCGCCGCATATGATTGAGGAACGGTTAGACAGGGCCCTTGCCGTTTCGTCGTGGCTGCAATTATTTCCTTCCGCAAAGCTTCAAAATCTTATTGCTACGCACTCGGATCACAGTCCCATCTTACTCAATTGTGATCCGTGGCAAAGGTGTCGTAATCGTAGAACTTTCAGGTTCGAAAATTGGTGGTTAAAGGAAGAAGGTGTTAAGGAGGTGGTGCGTGATAGTTGGGGTGCTGAGAACCAACATATTGTTGTTATGAAACTTACTGAGTGTGCTGGTGAGCTTGAACGATGGAATAGGCAGCGGTTGAGACATAACAGGGAGGAGAAAGACCGTTTGGAAGGTATATTGGACCGTTTTCGAGGAGATAAAGATCTGGTGGCTGCTGGGTATTATATGGAGGCTCATAATGATTACAACAATATACTTATCCGGGAAAATACATACTGGCGACAGAGGGCGAAGACACATTGGCCGCGGGAGGGGGATCTTAATACAAAATTCTTCCACCGGTCCGCAACAGTACGCCGTAATTTTCAGCGTATAAAAAATCTTACAGAAGATGAGGGAGAAGAGGTCCGGGATCAGGATGGTTTATGTGGTATTGCGAAGCGGTATTTTGAGTCGTTATTTGTTGCTACAGTAGGTGTGTATGAGCCGGTCTTGGATTTGATTCCTACGGTTATTTCTGCTAGTGATAATGACTTCCTGCTAGCTCCTATAATGAAGGAGGAGGTTTATCACGCTGTTATGCAAATGCACCCTGATAAGTCTCCGGGGCCAGATGGGTTTAACCCGGCTTTTATCAAAATTTCTGGGATACTTGTGGAGATGATATTTTTCGCGAAGCTAAGTTGTGGTTGACTAGAGGTTTCTTTCCAGAGAAGCTTAATGAAACTAATATTTGCCTTATCCCTAAATGCTGTAACCCGAAGAGCATGAAGGATTTGCGGCCAATCTCATTGTGCAATGTGGTCTATAAAGTTGTTTCTAAACTTCTTGCTAATCGATTGAAGAAGTGTTTATCTAAGTGTATTGGGGAGGAACAATCTGCCTTTGTGGAGGGGAGATCCATCCTTGATAATGCCATGATTGCGTTTGAAGTTGTTCATGCACTTAAGCATCGGACTACGGGGAATAATGCTCAACTGGCCCTAAAGATTGATATCAGTAAAGCTTATGACTGTGTCGACTGGGGTTTTCTACGCGGTATGTTATATCGTTTGGGTTTTGCGGAGAATTGGGTTCGTTGGATGATGATGTGTGTCACGTCAGTGAATTATTCGGTGCTTGTGAATGCAGACAATGTTGGTCCTATTCAGCCAGGAAGAGGGTTAAGGCAAGGGGATCCCCTTTCCCCTTACCTTTTTATTCTTATCACGGAAGGTTTATCGGCACTTATTAGAGGAGTTGTCGCTCGTGGGGATATCCATGGGGTTCAGATTTGCAGAGGAGCACCTAGTGTGTCTCATCTGCTTTTTACTGACGATTGTTTTCTGTTTTGCAGGGCTAATATCACTGAAGTTCATAATATCATGGAGATCCTAAATTTGTATGTTGCTGCTTCCGGGCAGGATATAAATCTCTTTAAATTTGAGGTTTTCTTCAGCAGGAATATCAGTTTATCTGCTCAGGAGGATCTGGCCAACATTATGGGGGTTCGTCATGTTCTTGGCACGTGCACCTATCTGGGGCTGCCGTCTCTTATAGGCCGTAGTAAGAAGGCTGCGTTTGGTTATGTGAAGGAtcaaatttggaagaagattaatTCGTGGAGGGGGAGACCGATCTCtaaagctggaaaagaagttatGATAAAATCGGTTCTTCAAGCCATCCCGTCTTACATCATGAGTCTTTTTATTCTTCCTGAAGGAATGGTGAGTGACATTGAGAAAATGCTAAATTCTTTTTGGTGGGGTGGTGGTAGTAATCAAAATGGTATCCGTTGGATGAAGTGGGGGAATTTGACGGGATCAAAGGAGGAAGGAGGTATAGGCTTTCGGGACCTTAGAACTTTTAATCTTGCTATGGTGGCAAAGAGAGGGTGGCATCTCTTGTCTAATCCGCATTCTCTAGTCTCAAGAATTTATAAAGCTCGGTATTTTCCTCATTCGGCTTTCTTGGATGCTCCTATCGGGTCTAATCCTAGTTTTGTGTGGAGGAGCATTTGGCAAGCTAGGGATCTATTAACTCTTGGTTGTAGGTGGAGTATTGGTGATGGGAGGAACATTCCAGTTATGGGGGCACCGTGGATCCGGGGGAGGAACGAAGGAATGGTGGGAGGACCCCAGCAACAAAATGTGTATAATATGGCGGTATCAGATCTCATGTTACCAACTGGTAAATATTGGAATGGTCAGCTTATCTTGAATGCGTTTGATGGTGGGACTGCGGAGGATATCCTCCGAACTCCGTTAGTGGAGGATGTTGTGGAAGACAAATGGATTTGGAAAGCGGAGAAAGATGGTTGTTACAGTGTGCGGTCGGAATATAGATTATGGATAAAGGAGTATGGTGCCCGAGGTTTCAATCGTGTTGAAGGTGCCTGGACTAATTTGTGGAACATTAAGGCACCTCCTAGAGTTAAGCATCTCATTTGGAGAATTTGTAGAGATTGTCTCCCCACTAGAAGAAGGTTAATTCAGTATCACGTTCCTTGTCCGGCCACATGTCCCTTTTGTCATTATCAAGTGGAGGACTCGTGGCATGTCTTCTTCGGATGTTCGGTTACTAATCAGTGTTGGCATACGACAGGTTTGTCTAATATTATTGCTCCCCGTATTATTAATTATCATGATGATGTCTTTTCTTTGATTATGGATATCTGTAGACGGGAGGATAGTATGCTGGCGGGGAGATTTGCGGTTATGATTGATATTTTATGGCGTAACCGCAATAATATGATTTGGAATAATGAGAGTGAGGATTGTTCTAAGCTTGGTTTGCATGCTTTTTGTAGTTGGCAAGAGTGGTTTGTAGCGCAGGAAAATACTTCCCGGGAACATGAGCATTCACACTCGTTGAGTTGGAGCCCGCCTATGGAGGGTAACCTAAAATGCAATGTTGACGCAGGCTTTAATACTAGACGGGGAACTACGAATAGGGGCTGGTGTTTCCGTAATAATATGGGGGTTTTATCTATGGTGGGGCTGCTTGGGATTTTGGTTCCTACCCTATTTTGGAAGCGGAAGCTTTGGCCCTCAAAGAAGCTATTCTTAGTGCTATTGACTTGCATCTGGTGAATGTCATCTTCGAGAGTGACTCTCAAGTTACGACTCAAGCCATTCGGTCGGATTTTAATGGTTTTTCCGAATTTAGTTCTATTATTTCAGCTATTCGCAGTTTGTTGTTACATTTTCCCAACTTTGAGGTCAAGTTTGTTaaacgccaagcgaattcggAAGCTATCAGATTAAATCAACACGATTAAACTTAGAAACATGCATCTATCAGATTAAATCAACATATTCTACGAAACTTGAATTAAGCATGGAAAGAAACACATAATAATATTGAAAGGAATTGAAATCGAATTTATAACCTCAAGGTTTAATGGAAACCAATATCAGTAGATCAACTTTTGAAAAATTAGCTCTCCATAGGAATTGTAGTGTCTAATGTTATTTTGTGTAAACTCTGAATGAATAAAATAGGTTGCGATTTTAGTTTAAGTATTACAAGGGAATTTGGACCCTTATAGAAATCGACCTGAAAACATAAAAATCGACccaaatcaaattattttttaaattctggAATTAAAACGAATTATTCAACCCTTTTGCACTCTGAATTTGTTTTTGACTTCAACATGAAACTTGTAGCTTattctttttaacttttcaacacATCTTAGAACGCGTAAAACGACATTCCGTAACTCAAGTTATAACCTGCACAATAAGAAAACGTCAAATTagtgtttatttaaaaaacaactaacgaaattaaaataaaagcataaaTGAACTAACCTTAGGAAACATGCTAAaagcaagaaaataaaagtaacAAGTCAAATAAATCTCTTAGCATAAAGTAAAATGGAGTGTATTAAAACAGGTATTGACGTTTCTATTACGTTTGATCTAGATGTTCCTACACCCGCGTTTtcaaccaaaaaagaaaaaaaaatctttaagtTTGAGAAGATACTTTTctaaaaatgagagaaaaaatgATGACAAAGAGGACCAAGGTGCTTTTTAGAGAAATGAAGGGACAATAAAACTAGTGAAGGAAATTGATAAGTAAAATATATTACTTTCCCCCGATTTTTATTATAAGATAAAATTCactttttaaattcattcaaTGATCAATGTATCTGGTTCATATATAGACTAGATATGTTGATCATTGAATAAATTAAAAGAATGAATTTTCTCTTATAGTAAGGACTAGAGAGAGTTTATTACAACCTTTGCATATAACCGGTCAAAAAAATCCTCTAAGGTGGCATCCATAATATGTACATCTATCAGAAAACAAATCAAGTGATTGTTGTTAGTATAATATCAACAAACAATAGAAAAGTAAGCATTTAAAAATCGTTCAATAGTTCTtataattttaagaaaaatatgtaaaagtttatttgttttaaaacttaATAATGGTAAATgagaatgttcttttgacaaATGAGAAAACTTGTTGGTGTTAGATTTTGCCGTCTATAATCATTTACTATTGTGATCGGTAATAAGCATTTATAATTAGCAATTAATATTACCACTCATCATGGATGTTAAACTTATATCTTTCTCTCGAGTTTAGCATCTAGTAAATGAAAATCTTTGATCTAGTAATGAAAAATACTTCTCAATATCATTTCAAAACCAGACAAAATTGTTCTAATTAACTACACTAAAACATGCATTAAAAATGAAGATGATCATCAATATAAAAGTATAATTAGAATTACATAAAATATCATGATCAATATTAATATGATTACATTTAACCCACGATAAAAGAAAAGTTAGTTACTCTTACTCATTGTAGTTGTACAATGATGATCTAAAGAAAGAATTTGACTAACATCTGTGGTGATTTTTCAAACAACGTTATGCCTTCAATCTTTCCTATTTGTTTCTCCCTTGTTGTATTTGTTTCGTTTCTAGTAGAAATATAGCACAAGCTAATGGTTCAAACTATCAATTATAGAGTTTGTGGCAGTAATCTTGCTTAGCGAGGCCTTTAACTCACCCAACGAACTTATTTTTTGCACCATAAGTTGATTGCCACCTCATTGGAGTGGGATTGTCCGCCTTGCTTCGCTAAGTGAGGTCTTGTTTTTGGCGagattgtcttcttcgtcttgCGAGAAGCCCTTTGCTTCATTATGAAGTAACTTGGTATGTAAGAAATGTTTGAACCATTTGGTCATAACATAGTTCGCCCAACGAGGTAAATCCTTTGCTTAGTGAGGATATCTCTTCATGGGTTATCGTGCATTTGGTTGAGCAAACTCCTACTTCGCTTAGCCAGGTGATTGTTTTTTTGGGTGGGCGAGTCCCTATTTCGTCTTGCGGGGTCTCTATCACTttgtttgataattttttttatttccttgacCATCTTCACATGTTCTTAtgaataaaatagtttaaaagcCCACACAAGTGTTTTATTATCTTTTCATGATAAATTGAGGGGTGATTTAAGTTAATAAGTACTTATGTAAAACAAGTAAATTTAACACTTATCAACTCTCCTAAACTCATATTTTTTTTGTATCCTCAAACATAACCTATGTAATTTGGCAAATGATTTTACTTTCTCAATATGCATATGTTATATGAGGTTGAtgattaaatcagaaactttTGAAGGCGAGCCTTTTGGGGGCTGGGCGATAGAGTGAAATTAAGACATTCTCTATATACCTCTTAATTTTCCTTTCTCTTGATTATATTTTTTCGAGAGTGTGAAATTAAGAAAGACATTATGGAGAGGGagggagagaaaaaaaatagagatccAAAAATCCACGTCATCCTTTCCTCACCTTTCTTAATGTGAAAAGGTGGAGATGAGGTATGAATCATCtctttctattttctcttctttccTCTTCATATTCTCTCTCACTTAATTTCATTCTCTTTTGATTATATAATCTTTTTTAATCGAGAGAATGAAATTAAAATAGAGATAGAATAATGAGATGGAAGGAGAGAATTCAAAATAGGTAGAGATCTCAAGTCATTTGCAGGTCAACATATATATTACAAGACAAACTACTAAATGGCTTGCAATGCCTAGGCTATATTAATACGTGCTTGCTTACTAAGATATACATCAACAGCAGATATCAATCAAACATCGAATGCAGGAAATTATACAATGTAAACAGAATTGAACCAGGTTTAATTAATCCTTTTGATCACAACCAATTCAGAAGACTACAACTTGTACATTGAACTGTGTTGACAACAATCAGATGCAAGTTGACAGAATTTTATATTACAAGGACCGACATGAACAATGCATAAACTACCGTGAGTAAAAGACAAGATGAACTAACATTCATAAGAAGGAATACAACAGACTTTGATGTTTGCATGACTCTCGTGCGTAGCAATGCAGTTTAATTCTTGCCATCACAGGCCAACAAGTATATCAAGATGACCTTAGTCGGCTGTCCAACTCTGCTCCACAGTCTCCCGGACTCTTTTATTGTACTCGCGCTTGTTCTCACTGTACATCCGTGCTGCTTCAGAGTTTGCAGGAGAATTTGGATTGGGATCACAAAGTAATGACTGCCAAAAAAGGAATAGTAACTTCTCAGAAAGTAATCACAACATGCTGACCCATTACATAACAGGAAAATCAATTTAAAAGTTTGCAAGGGAGTATTCTATTTAGTATGGGGGGAGAAATTCCCCGGAAACCTCCAAATACAATAATGGGTTATGGGAGGCCAAAGAGTGGATTCAGGAAGATGGCAAATAGGATATCTACAGAAAAAATTACATCTCAACCACCCTAGAAGCTGAATAATTGCAGGTTATTGAAAATGACACAAAATAATGTTCATTATTGTCTCGTCCACATTGAATGGTTGCACATCACATTCTTGCATCAAGGGCACATTAGGACCATGTCGCACAGGAAAAAATTAAATCCTTGTGCATATAATGTGATATTTCACATTCTAGATTCAAAATAACACGCAAGTAAATCAACGGATATATCTACCAATGATGGCCTTGTAGCCTACCAGCACGCAATCCTTTGGGAAGCACCTCAAAGCAGGTTTAATTCCCAGTATTCCAAGAGTTCCTATACTTTGATCCAGTCAACCCTTTACAAAATTACAACCCCTCAACAATCGTCTTAAAACCCCCTTGTAAACAAAAGTGGGAGAACCAAAATAAAAGAGGTAAACTAAGTGGAAAACAAACATAACAAGCTCCTTGACCTCCTCCCTTATATGTCTGATATTTAGGTTGCAAGCAAAAGAATCTAGTCAGAAAGAGAACTACAAAGCAGGAAAATTTGAAATCCTCCTAAAGCAATACAGGTGAATGAAGGGGGGGAAAGTACATCAGATGAAAACAGCAATGCAATCAATTTGCATATcagatttaaaaaattataataaattccTATACAACCACAAACAAAGAAGCTATGAAAATAAGCATGCTACGGGACAAAGGGCATTATCGAATTCCAAGGCTTAACATTATTAAAATAAGAATCATAAGAATTGAGAGCTAGTATAATAAGAGGAATGAGAAGAACATTCTTTTCAAAATGGATCCTGCTCACATAGAAAATGGTGAGAACTACAGGAGTTTCGGCAAATGAGAGAGTAAGTGTAGAGTGTTGAATTCCTAGCATTTCTCAGATAAAACATAAAAGTGCCTTGAGTTTTGCAAAGAGAAGACCAAGATAAAACTTTTAAAACCTCACGTTTAGAATTGTATACTCTAGAGTCTATATTTAGACTGAAAAGTAGAAACAGTGATGAAAAGGAGAAAAGCCAAACAAATGTTGCAAATGAATCAAAAGATGAGTATGCAAACAGAAAACAACAAGTTATTATGAAGGGTGATGCCTTAAAACAGATAACACttacataacaaaaaaaaaacataaatattttgcAGAGGCACTGGACTTTGTATGAACTGGTTCAGAAGTGTTGCTGTGGCCAAACCTCTAAAGCAAGGCTAATCATGTAAAACAAGTGTGCTTGTTTTCTTTCTTCTATTAAAACTAAACAACTCAAGCATGTTTTGAAGTGATTCGACATCCAACAATTCTTATATTACTATAAATCCACAAATAGCAATAAGTCATGCTATACATGCATGAATACTTCAATTCGTTATCACCAACATGAATTGCACAGTTCACCAGAAAGCATTACTTTCATCAAAGAAATTGGAAGGTCATATAGGCTTAAATTGTTTGGTTCAAAAGGAATTGACGAAAACAGGAGCTCATTTAAAAACAGGTGCTTCACAGTCAACCGCTTCTTT encodes:
- the LOC131622119 gene encoding uncharacterized protein LOC131622119, whose protein sequence is MKDLRPISLCNVVYKVVSKLLANRLKKCLSKCIGEEQSAFVEGRSILDNAMIAFEVVHALKHRTTGNNAQLALKIDISKAYDCVDWGFLRGMLYRLGFAENWVRWMMMCVTSVNYSVLVNADNVGPIQPGRGLRQGDPLSPYLFILITEGLSALIRGVVARGDIHGVQICRGAPSVSHLLFTDDCFLFCRANITEVHNIMEILNLYVAASGQDINLFKFEVFFSRNISLSAQEDLANIMGVRHVLGTCTYLGLPSLIGRSKKAAFGYVKDQIWKKINSWRGRPISKAGKEVMIKSVLQAIPSYIMSLFILPEGMVSDIEKMLNSFWWGGGSNQNGIRWMKWGNLTGSKEEGGIGFRDLRTFNLAMVAKRGWHLLSNPHSLVSRIYKARYFPHSAFLDAPIGSNPSFVWRSIWQARDLLTLGCRWSIGDGRNIPVMGAPWIRGRNEGMVGGPQQQNVYNMAVSDLMLPTGKYWNGQLILNAFDGGTAEDILRTPLVEDVVEDKWIWKAEKDGCYSVRSEYRLWIKEYGARGFNRVEGAWTNLWNIKAPPRVKHLIWRICRDCLPTRRRLIQYHVPCPATCPFCHYQVEDSWHVFFGCSVTNQCWHTTGLSNIIAPRIINYHDDVFSLIMDICRREDSMLAGRFAVMIDILWRNRNNMIWNNESEDCSKLGLHAFCSWQEWFVAQENTSREHEHSHSLSWSPPMEGNLKCNVDAGFNTRRGTTNRGWCFRNNMGVLSMVGLLGILVPTLFWKRKLWPSKKLFLVLLTCIW